In Halobacteriovorax marinus SJ, the following proteins share a genomic window:
- a CDS encoding COMM domain-containing protein encodes MKKLSFMFFLFTSTNLLASDITFRVDDKKYELKARGASGQGLFKDGKFIKFFPVNSRQNLESMLEDLDELGIPKEHKTTLSKNFNDSLKPASDEELIATSIALSKVASEALSEPEVECNEENGQVTNIIPKPKHEETIYCECEMPEGVSASIGSQKVPSFEGEYWDDYSLLGEIKSSSLTINTTNDNHLHGVYGALGGGGDGNDRGRTFGLNIDYKLVGDEGEFRTSFESVIFTELNEAEENRFYINDEGEFLQNLIERNRLDLSLRKKYDVDKYYIAGIELEQITDDGNISGPIQQAWHKLSATRNIQYDNQDFRGNEVNLTLYGGLGREWVSDLGNWKCTSRLEGTLGHNILDTSDAYAKVRGEVELNSNELFGGTKENPFVLVSLWASGSLETKSAPEKQAGIKMSFPVEVGKWEVKPHVGFSIKDEKEDRYFTQKQSTKLEPESHIGITFSRKF; translated from the coding sequence ATGAAGAAATTGTCATTTATGTTTTTTTTATTTACATCAACAAATCTCCTAGCTTCGGATATTACTTTCCGTGTTGATGATAAGAAATATGAGCTAAAAGCTAGGGGCGCTAGTGGTCAGGGACTCTTTAAAGACGGAAAGTTTATTAAGTTCTTCCCTGTGAACTCCAGGCAGAATCTAGAGAGTATGCTCGAAGATTTAGATGAATTGGGAATTCCCAAAGAGCATAAAACGACTCTATCAAAGAATTTTAATGATTCTCTAAAGCCCGCCAGTGACGAAGAGCTCATTGCTACCTCTATTGCATTATCTAAAGTTGCAAGTGAGGCCCTTAGCGAGCCTGAAGTTGAATGTAACGAAGAGAATGGCCAAGTCACAAATATTATCCCAAAACCAAAGCATGAAGAAACAATTTATTGTGAGTGTGAAATGCCAGAAGGGGTTAGTGCGTCTATTGGCTCACAGAAAGTTCCATCTTTTGAAGGAGAGTATTGGGATGATTACTCACTTCTTGGAGAAATAAAATCCAGCTCTCTTACTATAAATACTACCAATGACAATCACCTGCATGGGGTTTATGGAGCATTAGGAGGTGGTGGAGATGGGAATGATAGGGGAAGAACCTTTGGCCTAAATATTGACTATAAGTTAGTTGGCGATGAGGGAGAGTTTAGAACAAGTTTTGAATCTGTAATCTTTACGGAATTAAATGAAGCAGAGGAAAATAGGTTTTATATAAATGATGAGGGAGAGTTTCTACAAAACCTTATCGAGAGAAACCGCTTAGACTTAAGTTTAAGAAAGAAGTACGACGTAGATAAGTATTACATTGCAGGTATTGAGTTAGAACAGATAACAGATGATGGAAATATATCAGGACCCATTCAACAGGCCTGGCATAAATTGTCTGCCACTCGAAATATTCAATATGATAATCAAGATTTCAGAGGCAATGAAGTGAACTTAACTCTCTATGGTGGTTTAGGAAGAGAGTGGGTAAGTGATCTTGGAAATTGGAAGTGTACATCACGCCTTGAAGGTACTCTCGGTCATAATATTTTAGATACGAGTGATGCCTATGCGAAGGTACGTGGAGAGGTTGAATTAAATAGTAACGAATTATTCGGTGGAACTAAAGAGAATCCTTTTGTATTAGTTTCTCTCTGGGCCAGTGGAAGTTTAGAAACTAAGAGTGCTCCTGAAAAACAAGCGGGGATTAAGATGTCCTTTCCTGTTGAAGTTGGGAAATGGGAAGTTAAACCTCATGTCGGTTTTTCCATCAAAGATGAGAAAGAAGATCGCTACTTCACACAAAAGCAATCAACTAAGCTTGAGCCGGAGTCACATATTGGAATTACTTTTAGTCGAAAATTCTAA
- a CDS encoding acyl-CoA thioesterase encodes MDRVKFKIQGRTFFSWSLELHVEHMNYGNHLANDKVLTLCHEARVRWLRENNHTELDIDGKALIQADAMIMYKSQGYVGDSIQIDLSLGEFNSKSFSLYYSISNTESGAEIARVKTALLFFDYQTQSITSASSSFLDYLKEIKEREL; translated from the coding sequence GTGGATAGAGTAAAATTTAAAATTCAAGGTAGAACATTTTTTTCGTGGTCATTAGAGCTGCACGTAGAACATATGAATTATGGTAACCACCTCGCCAACGATAAAGTCTTAACACTATGTCATGAGGCCAGAGTGAGGTGGTTGAGAGAAAATAATCACACTGAGCTCGATATAGACGGAAAGGCCCTTATTCAAGCAGATGCCATGATCATGTATAAGTCACAGGGATATGTTGGAGACTCCATTCAAATTGATCTCTCTCTTGGAGAATTTAATTCGAAATCCTTTTCACTCTACTACTCTATTTCCAACACAGAAAGTGGAGCAGAGATAGCAAGAGTTAAAACGGCACTTTTATTTTTTGACTATCAAACTCAGTCCATTACAAGTGCTAGCTCTAGTTTTCTAGACTATTTAAAAGAGATTAAGGAGAGAGAGTTGTGA
- the murI gene encoding glutamate racemase: MGQRKALSIGIFDSGIGGFSILKKIHELAPELEVYYIADQGFAPYGNKSRKEVIDRCHYLCHELMKFDLDLIVVACNTATGVAIDELRNTFTIPFVGVEPFVNALSKHTWKESDRACVITTELMSKSERFQKLVNRLDPDKRLFYKVTPGLATIVEDFFINKNEEELNLKLKEELSFVGESSYSHLILGCTHYPLIAKYIEATTGASVLSPCLYVANRVLSLLDLSSGENSETFQFASTAKEDVLRFVSKDFSNLP; the protein is encoded by the coding sequence ATGGGCCAAAGAAAAGCATTATCTATAGGTATTTTTGATTCAGGTATTGGAGGATTTTCAATCTTAAAGAAAATTCATGAACTAGCGCCTGAGTTAGAGGTCTATTATATTGCTGATCAGGGCTTTGCTCCCTATGGAAATAAATCTAGAAAAGAGGTGATCGATCGCTGTCACTACCTTTGCCATGAACTCATGAAATTTGATTTAGATTTAATTGTCGTTGCCTGTAATACGGCAACAGGTGTGGCCATTGATGAGCTTAGAAATACTTTTACCATTCCGTTTGTAGGGGTAGAGCCATTTGTAAATGCATTGTCTAAGCACACTTGGAAAGAGAGTGATAGGGCCTGTGTTATTACCACTGAATTAATGTCCAAGAGTGAGCGCTTTCAAAAACTTGTTAATAGACTTGACCCAGATAAGCGACTCTTCTACAAAGTCACTCCAGGACTTGCTACAATAGTTGAAGACTTCTTTATTAATAAGAATGAAGAAGAACTCAATCTAAAACTTAAGGAAGAGCTATCATTTGTGGGGGAGAGTTCTTACTCTCATCTTATTCTTGGTTGCACACACTATCCCCTGATTGCTAAGTATATTGAAGCAACTACAGGAGCAAGTGTTCTCTCTCCATGTCTCTATGTGGCCAATAGAGTTCTCTCCCTTTTAGATTTAAGTTCAGGTGAGAATTCTGAGACATTCCAATTTGCAAGCACCGCTAAGGAAGATGTCCTACGCTTTGTGTCCAAAGATTTTTCCAATTTGCCCTAG
- the eno gene encoding phosphopyruvate hydratase: protein MSKITNIFARQILDSRGNPTVEVDVFTEAGNMGRAAVPSGASTGSREALELRDGDKSYYVGKSVRKAVANINELIKDVVLGMDSCAQREIDLAMLELDGTENKSKLGANAILAVSMAACRAGALDSGKPLYLYMSETLNIPNPVGKMRLPAPLMNIINGGEHASNNLDIQEFMIVPHLKSSFSENFRAGVEIFHALKTVLSKQNYSTNVGDEGGFAPNLGSHEEAIDCIISAIKNAGYKPGEEISISLDSAASEFYKDGVYKMQGKSFTSEEMVKYYSDLCEKYPIYSIEDGLDESDYNGWIKLNEALAEKILLIGDDLFVTNKKILAEGIEKKWANSILVKVNQIGSLTETFEAIDLAFKNNYQAVISHRSGETGDAFIADLAVACGSGHIKTGSASRSDRIEKYNQLLRIEEALGEAAIYEPVK from the coding sequence ATGTCAAAGATAACAAATATATTTGCGAGACAAATTTTAGACTCTAGAGGAAATCCTACTGTTGAAGTAGATGTCTTTACTGAAGCTGGGAATATGGGAAGAGCTGCCGTTCCAAGTGGTGCTTCTACTGGTTCACGTGAAGCCTTAGAGCTAAGAGATGGAGATAAGTCGTACTATGTTGGTAAGTCGGTAAGAAAGGCCGTTGCCAATATCAATGAATTAATTAAAGACGTTGTTCTTGGTATGGACTCATGTGCTCAAAGAGAAATAGATCTGGCCATGCTTGAATTAGATGGTACAGAGAATAAATCTAAACTAGGTGCCAACGCTATTTTAGCTGTTTCTATGGCAGCTTGTAGGGCAGGTGCTCTAGATAGTGGAAAGCCGCTTTACCTTTATATGAGTGAAACACTAAATATTCCTAATCCAGTCGGGAAGATGAGACTACCTGCTCCTCTTATGAATATTATTAACGGTGGTGAGCACGCATCAAATAACTTAGATATTCAAGAATTCATGATTGTGCCTCATTTAAAGTCTTCATTTTCAGAAAATTTCAGAGCTGGTGTCGAGATCTTTCACGCACTAAAGACTGTCCTTAGCAAACAAAATTACTCAACTAATGTGGGAGACGAAGGTGGCTTTGCACCAAATCTTGGCTCACACGAAGAGGCCATTGATTGCATTATTTCGGCCATCAAAAATGCGGGCTATAAACCAGGTGAAGAAATCTCTATCTCACTGGATTCTGCAGCTAGTGAATTCTATAAAGACGGTGTCTATAAGATGCAAGGAAAGAGCTTTACAAGTGAAGAAATGGTCAAATATTACTCAGATTTATGTGAAAAGTATCCGATCTACTCTATAGAAGATGGTTTGGATGAGTCTGACTATAATGGTTGGATAAAATTAAATGAGGCCCTAGCTGAGAAGATTCTCTTAATTGGTGACGATCTCTTTGTGACTAATAAGAAAATTCTTGCAGAGGGAATTGAGAAGAAATGGGCCAACTCTATTTTAGTTAAAGTCAATCAAATAGGATCTTTAACTGAAACATTTGAGGCCATTGATCTCGCATTTAAAAATAATTACCAAGCCGTAATTTCTCACCGCTCTGGTGAAACGGGAGACGCTTTTATTGCTGATCTCGCAGTTGCTTGTGGATCAGGTCATATTAAGACTGGTTCAGCTTCAAGATCAGATCGTATTGAGAAGTATAACCAACTTCTAAGAATTGAAGAGGCTCTTGGAGAGGCGGCCATTTACGAACCAGTAAAGTAG
- a CDS encoding ATP-binding protein: MVYAKKNFKQTHTLVNLYLSQSFFLSFALFYALNFLPSAGTLEFFSSTLLIAHYQFYIYAKGNLESLSYRWEVPTFFVFQIFSFIGLSFSLQASAPLFLAILPCLAGMYYFLYQDGRTPARAERKSWTLIAIGLSSFFIFQGVRESNFLNFQDGVVLTIFSLWCLGTVYFGSEFFLRQKKNLFQRLRAGKHSFEQEFSNKERYFFHDIINHTHGLGLFLSTKIAENKGLGPLDTTRVADEIKLFQTLIRDHFGYAHKDLGGEGEFVNFEFAKMGLFNLIENFLSSEEIDCHLIFKGDIASDFSYQESKKAVVHYPTFHRVMNNLIKNISEEGSKLIEFTFDYCPEGLYINVKNKILSLKESDFQLEQELEDIILESNVRKLGERRSGLGLESIQSLVTDIDGSFNFKVEGEYWVSEVFLPRPSEKHHKTAA, encoded by the coding sequence ATGGTATATGCAAAGAAGAATTTTAAGCAAACTCATACATTGGTCAATCTCTATTTGAGCCAATCTTTCTTCTTAAGTTTTGCACTCTTTTACGCATTAAATTTCTTACCATCTGCGGGTACGCTCGAGTTCTTCTCTTCAACTCTTCTCATTGCTCACTATCAATTCTATATTTATGCCAAAGGAAATTTAGAGAGCCTAAGTTATAGATGGGAAGTTCCAACTTTCTTCGTTTTTCAAATTTTTTCTTTTATTGGACTTAGCTTTTCACTGCAAGCATCAGCTCCTTTATTCTTAGCGATACTTCCATGCTTAGCAGGAATGTATTACTTCCTCTATCAAGATGGAAGGACACCTGCTAGAGCTGAGCGCAAGAGTTGGACTCTTATTGCAATTGGCCTGAGTTCATTCTTTATTTTCCAAGGGGTGAGAGAGTCAAACTTCTTAAATTTTCAAGACGGCGTGGTGCTAACTATTTTTAGTCTCTGGTGCCTTGGCACTGTTTACTTTGGTAGTGAATTCTTTTTAAGACAAAAGAAGAATCTCTTCCAAAGACTAAGAGCTGGCAAGCATAGTTTTGAGCAAGAGTTTAGTAATAAAGAGAGATACTTCTTTCACGATATTATTAATCACACTCATGGACTAGGTCTTTTTCTCTCAACAAAGATCGCCGAGAATAAGGGATTAGGCCCTCTTGATACAACAAGAGTTGCAGATGAAATTAAACTCTTTCAAACTCTAATTAGAGACCACTTTGGTTATGCTCACAAAGACCTAGGCGGCGAAGGAGAGTTTGTAAATTTTGAATTCGCGAAAATGGGTCTCTTTAATTTGATAGAGAATTTCCTCTCGAGCGAAGAGATAGACTGTCACCTTATTTTTAAAGGTGATATCGCTTCTGATTTCTCTTATCAAGAAAGTAAGAAGGCAGTGGTTCACTACCCAACCTTTCACAGAGTGATGAATAACCTAATAAAGAATATCTCAGAAGAGGGATCAAAGTTAATTGAATTCACTTTTGATTACTGCCCTGAAGGACTTTATATAAACGTAAAAAATAAAATTCTCTCTCTTAAAGAGAGCGATTTTCAACTGGAACAAGAATTGGAAGATATCATTCTTGAAAGTAACGTTAGAAAATTGGGAGAGAGAAGATCCGGTCTTGGACTTGAGAGTATTCAGAGCCTAGTTACTGATATCGATGGAAGCTTCAACTTTAAAGTTGAAGGAGAGTATTGGGTAAGTGAAGTTTTCTTACCTAGACCAAGCGAAAAACATCATAAAACTGCCGCATAA
- a CDS encoding alpha/beta fold hydrolase yields MNIIGPIKFLEELFSKENDFLLSSFEDETLTYKEFFQLAKDKAQNINESFEETCKETKNSLVSLTPNNTREDLINILAYWLAGRVLIFHAPETSAEFIKEYEALISKDLKTNELLKDKTIACYILTSGSTARPKPIPLSFENLFSASKKFCKHFNVNDQCYLPITLPLYHVGGLMIFIRSITEGAKLSLHNPGKISPEDFPQCPSFMSVVPLQLERILDNKEQHEFYRECTFIIGGAKTSHETLSKIEQYKFKASSTYGMSETCAMVMATKVTSKASVLRSIGMPLENVDISLDSRSALIIKSDSTSPIFRDGVIVTNDMAYTQEDLFYIKGRIDDVFISGGENINPLEVESTLIESGISDAFVIPVEDEKLGMMSTLFYTGKQDQAEIKQLASSNLPPFKRPRYYFKVPDYAFTGIKLKKSILKEVAPLLVSIERARELFPLTFSGDPRRPWIILLHGFMGEKEDWNKIQELLRVKFFTIALDLPGHGENRNLTSLSLEKLQMDFAELAQLLAKPFHLLGYSQGGRLALGLVMRGLEVESLILESASAGIVDEDEREKRYQSDLKLFSRISNQSDLREFLIYWYENPLFGKIKEHQDFEHFINKRSQYDWKLWSEALKSFSVGIQPDYRPFLQRRKDLNALTICGERDHKYLAASMELKTRYGLNFEKISDCSHNTHFERPEEFANTICKFLES; encoded by the coding sequence ATGAACATAATAGGGCCAATAAAATTTCTAGAAGAATTATTTTCAAAAGAGAATGATTTTCTCTTATCTTCTTTTGAAGATGAAACTCTTACTTACAAAGAGTTCTTTCAATTAGCAAAAGATAAAGCACAAAATATTAATGAGTCTTTTGAAGAAACTTGTAAAGAAACGAAGAACTCCTTAGTCTCACTCACACCTAATAATACAAGAGAAGATCTAATTAATATTCTCGCATATTGGTTAGCAGGTAGAGTGCTCATTTTTCACGCACCAGAGACATCTGCAGAATTCATTAAAGAATACGAAGCTCTCATTTCAAAAGATTTAAAAACAAACGAGCTTTTAAAAGATAAAACTATTGCCTGCTATATACTGACTTCAGGTAGTACTGCAAGGCCAAAACCAATTCCCCTTAGTTTTGAAAATCTCTTCAGTGCTTCTAAGAAATTTTGTAAGCATTTTAATGTAAATGATCAATGCTACCTTCCTATAACGCTTCCTCTCTATCATGTGGGAGGCTTAATGATTTTTATAAGATCAATTACCGAAGGAGCAAAGCTCTCACTACATAATCCAGGAAAGATTTCTCCAGAGGACTTTCCCCAATGCCCAAGTTTCATGTCTGTTGTTCCTCTCCAGTTAGAGAGAATACTAGACAATAAAGAGCAACATGAATTCTATAGAGAGTGCACTTTTATTATTGGTGGGGCGAAGACCTCACATGAAACTCTTAGCAAAATCGAGCAATATAAGTTCAAGGCCTCATCGACTTATGGCATGAGTGAAACGTGCGCAATGGTTATGGCCACGAAAGTAACTTCTAAAGCAAGTGTTTTGCGCTCTATCGGAATGCCTCTTGAGAACGTTGATATTTCTCTAGACTCGCGCTCTGCTCTAATAATTAAATCTGATAGCACCTCTCCTATTTTTAGAGACGGAGTGATCGTCACCAATGATATGGCCTATACTCAAGAAGATCTTTTCTATATCAAAGGTAGAATTGATGATGTCTTTATCAGTGGCGGTGAAAATATCAACCCCTTAGAAGTTGAGTCTACTCTCATTGAATCTGGTATTAGTGATGCCTTTGTTATTCCCGTAGAAGATGAGAAGTTAGGAATGATGTCCACGCTATTCTATACGGGGAAACAAGATCAAGCAGAGATTAAGCAATTGGCCAGCTCTAATCTTCCACCCTTTAAAAGACCGCGCTATTATTTTAAAGTTCCTGATTATGCCTTTACGGGTATTAAGCTTAAGAAATCAATTTTAAAAGAAGTTGCACCACTACTGGTAAGTATTGAAAGAGCGAGAGAGCTTTTTCCACTAACTTTTAGTGGTGATCCTAGAAGACCATGGATTATTCTTCTGCACGGCTTTATGGGAGAAAAGGAAGATTGGAATAAGATACAAGAATTACTAAGAGTTAAATTCTTTACTATTGCTCTAGATCTACCTGGGCACGGGGAGAATAGAAATCTCACTTCTCTAAGTTTAGAAAAATTACAAATGGACTTCGCCGAGCTTGCACAACTCTTGGCCAAACCATTTCACTTACTTGGTTACTCGCAGGGAGGTCGTCTTGCTCTAGGGCTTGTGATGCGAGGACTAGAAGTTGAATCACTCATTTTAGAAAGTGCTTCAGCAGGAATTGTTGATGAGGACGAGAGAGAGAAGCGCTATCAAAGTGATTTGAAATTATTTAGTAGAATTTCAAATCAAAGTGATCTCAGAGAATTTCTCATTTACTGGTATGAAAATCCGCTCTTTGGAAAAATAAAAGAGCACCAAGACTTTGAACACTTTATAAATAAGCGATCTCAATATGATTGGAAGCTCTGGTCAGAGGCACTTAAGAGTTTTAGTGTTGGGATTCAGCCTGACTACAGACCCTTTTTACAAAGAAGAAAAGATTTAAATGCCCTCACAATTTGTGGTGAAAGAGATCATAAGTATCTAGCGGCCTCTATGGAATTAAAAACAAGGTATGGCCTAAACTTTGAAAAAATCTCCGATTGCTCTCACAACACGCATTTCGAGCGCCCGGAAGAGTTTGCAAATACAATCTGTAAATTCTTGGAATCTTAG
- the dinB gene encoding DNA polymerase IV, translated as MERKIIHIDMDCFYAAVEMRDDPSLRNIPIAIGGPPNSRSVLCTSNYKAREFGVKAAMPSSMAIRKCPHLKIIPPNFSKYKEASSIIHTIFKKFTDRIEPLSLDEAFLDVTDCELFGGSATLIAKEIQKQILEQTKLTASAGVAPNKFLAKIASDWKKPAGLFVITPDEVDEFVKPLDVRLIPGIGKVSAQKLYDYGLSTCEKVRTWKRERLESIFGKMGASLYLKCRGIDQREVISTHDRKSISVEHTFNKDIEDINKCLTYISELRSELLERIRRYQVKYGHDKKVAKAFVKIKFLDFQTVTVEKKKEEDFYLELWKDHQFTKDFTLHLDELAKIAYQRGQRPVRLIGIGIRLEHGPIGPKQLKLI; from the coding sequence ATGGAGAGGAAAATTATCCATATTGATATGGACTGCTTCTACGCAGCTGTTGAGATGAGAGATGATCCCTCCCTGAGAAATATCCCCATAGCAATTGGGGGCCCTCCAAACTCTAGAAGTGTTTTATGCACGAGTAATTATAAAGCAAGAGAGTTTGGAGTGAAGGCCGCTATGCCATCATCAATGGCCATCAGAAAGTGTCCACACTTAAAAATCATTCCTCCTAATTTCTCAAAGTACAAAGAAGCTTCTTCTATCATTCATACAATCTTCAAAAAGTTTACAGATAGAATTGAGCCTCTAAGTTTAGATGAAGCCTTTTTAGATGTTACAGACTGTGAACTCTTTGGAGGAAGCGCTACACTTATCGCTAAAGAGATTCAAAAACAAATTCTTGAACAAACTAAACTTACAGCATCAGCAGGTGTGGCGCCCAATAAGTTTCTCGCCAAAATTGCTAGTGACTGGAAGAAACCGGCCGGTCTCTTTGTAATCACTCCAGATGAGGTCGATGAATTTGTTAAACCACTGGACGTAAGACTCATTCCTGGAATAGGAAAAGTTAGTGCTCAGAAGCTCTATGACTATGGCCTAAGTACATGTGAAAAAGTAAGGACCTGGAAGAGAGAGAGACTTGAGAGTATCTTTGGGAAAATGGGTGCTTCTCTTTATTTAAAGTGCCGCGGAATAGATCAGCGTGAAGTCATCTCCACTCACGATAGAAAATCTATATCTGTTGAGCATACCTTCAATAAGGATATAGAAGATATTAACAAGTGTTTAACTTATATCTCCGAACTTCGAAGTGAGTTATTGGAGAGAATTAGAAGATACCAAGTTAAGTATGGACACGATAAGAAAGTGGCCAAGGCCTTTGTTAAGATAAAGTTTCTCGATTTTCAAACAGTCACTGTAGAAAAGAAAAAAGAAGAGGACTTCTATCTCGAATTATGGAAGGATCATCAATTCACAAAAGATTTCACTCTCCACTTAGACGAGCTAGCAAAGATTGCTTATCAAAGAGGACAAAGGCCAGTAAGATTGATAGGAATAGGAATACGCCTAGAGCACGGCCCCATTGGCCCAAAACAATTGAAGCTTATTTAA
- the lexA gene encoding transcriptional repressor LexA, with amino-acid sequence MSITKKQKEVLDFITSYWDKHEVAPTQKEIKEAFGLKSFGSVQRYLKYLKDAGHIDSNWNARRGLRPKETKAQSVDENTIEIPLLGDVAAGIPIEAIENPDNTIAIPTHMIRDSKRYYALNVKGDSMIEDGILDGDIIVCRHQQTASKGQTIIAIVDGEATVKRYSPLKNTIELIPANSTMKPIQVDPTQSEFSIAGILVGLMRSYE; translated from the coding sequence ATGAGTATAACAAAGAAACAAAAAGAAGTTCTCGATTTCATAACTAGCTACTGGGATAAGCACGAAGTTGCTCCTACCCAAAAAGAAATCAAAGAGGCCTTTGGCCTTAAATCTTTTGGTTCTGTACAAAGATACCTTAAATATCTAAAAGATGCAGGCCATATTGATTCAAATTGGAACGCGAGAAGAGGACTTAGGCCCAAAGAGACAAAGGCCCAAAGCGTAGATGAAAATACGATTGAGATCCCCCTACTTGGTGATGTCGCTGCAGGTATTCCCATTGAGGCCATCGAAAACCCAGACAATACGATAGCTATTCCCACTCATATGATTAGGGATTCTAAGCGCTATTATGCTCTCAATGTAAAGGGAGACTCAATGATTGAAGATGGTATCTTAGATGGAGATATTATCGTGTGCCGCCACCAACAAACTGCCAGTAAAGGACAAACAATTATCGCTATTGTTGACGGAGAGGCAACAGTTAAGAGGTACTCACCATTAAAGAATACTATTGAACTCATTCCTGCCAATAGCACAATGAAACCTATTCAAGTAGATCCTACTCAGAGCGAATTCTCTATTGCAGGAATCCTCGTAGGTCTAATGAGGTCATACGAGTAG
- a CDS encoding mechanosensitive ion channel domain-containing protein encodes MDLKNLIFDNLYFNKIFLSVAALIIIIVFRLSIARALNNATNMKIERRRKWFVNLNSFVSFLIVLTIFILWTDELKTLAFSLAAILVSLIIASKEFILNFFGGVFKLTQKSFHIGDRIEINGIRGDVIDRSLFSTKVLEIGPGHETHQLTGRSIVIPNAIFLTNCVINESHLKNYVLHTFKIPVKGDTDWEASEKLLIEICENHCKDYFERAQKHFDRIQKTSHLEIPILKPRVHINVVSPGQLDLIVRFTAPASLKGRIEQRILKDYLRIVSQETAADQ; translated from the coding sequence ATGGATTTAAAAAATTTAATTTTCGATAATTTATACTTTAATAAAATATTTCTAAGTGTTGCTGCTCTCATCATCATTATTGTCTTTAGACTCTCTATTGCGAGGGCCTTAAATAACGCAACTAATATGAAGATTGAAAGACGTAGAAAGTGGTTCGTAAACTTGAATTCTTTCGTCTCTTTTCTCATCGTACTAACTATTTTTATTCTTTGGACAGACGAGCTTAAGACCTTGGCCTTCTCTCTTGCCGCTATCTTAGTATCTCTAATTATTGCCTCGAAAGAATTTATTCTAAACTTCTTTGGTGGTGTATTTAAATTAACTCAAAAGAGTTTTCATATTGGTGATCGAATTGAAATTAATGGCATTCGAGGTGACGTCATCGATCGCTCTCTCTTTTCTACAAAAGTTTTAGAGATTGGTCCTGGTCACGAAACACATCAATTGACAGGAAGAAGTATTGTTATTCCAAATGCTATTTTTCTAACCAATTGTGTGATTAATGAGTCGCATTTAAAGAACTATGTCCTTCATACATTCAAGATTCCTGTTAAAGGAGATACTGATTGGGAAGCAAGTGAGAAGTTGCTAATTGAGATTTGTGAAAATCACTGTAAGGACTACTTTGAAAGGGCCCAGAAGCACTTTGACAGAATACAAAAAACATCACATCTAGAAATTCCTATTCTAAAGCCTAGAGTTCATATAAATGTGGTTTCTCCAGGGCAATTAGACCTAATCGTTAGGTTTACCGCACCGGCCAGTCTCAAGGGAAGAATTGAGCAGAGGATTCTGAAAGACTATTTAAGAATAGTTTCACAAGAAACAGCTGCAGATCAATAA
- a CDS encoding SDR family oxidoreductase: MQKTIVITGASSGIGLELTKRHIENKDSVIAIVRKASTELKELNIQILEGVDLTTNEAYQRIENFFTGIAKEKDNFKIDLLINNAGLFLNEEVPFDETSFDNMRKQFEVNTIAPLRVTSTLLPYLIKDSKVAMITSKMGSISDNGFGGYYGYRMSKCALNMGTMSLSKAIGQRGITLGLFHPGFVQTKMTSNQGDLTPTESSQRLFDSMSKMNKENNMKYWDIDGSLIHW, translated from the coding sequence ATGCAAAAAACTATTGTCATTACAGGTGCCAGCAGCGGAATTGGGCTTGAGCTCACCAAGAGACATATAGAGAATAAAGATAGTGTTATTGCTATTGTTAGAAAGGCCTCTACTGAACTCAAAGAACTTAATATTCAAATCTTAGAAGGAGTTGACCTCACTACTAACGAAGCCTACCAAAGAATAGAGAACTTCTTTACAGGTATCGCAAAAGAGAAGGATAACTTCAAAATAGATCTCCTTATTAATAATGCTGGACTCTTTTTAAATGAGGAAGTCCCATTTGATGAGACTTCTTTTGATAATATGAGAAAGCAGTTTGAAGTCAATACGATCGCTCCACTTCGAGTAACATCTACGCTTCTTCCCTATTTAATAAAAGATTCAAAAGTAGCGATGATCACATCTAAAATGGGATCTATCTCTGATAATGGATTTGGTGGGTACTATGGTTATAGAATGAGTAAATGCGCTCTTAATATGGGTACAATGAGCCTCTCAAAGGCCATTGGCCAAAGAGGTATTACCCTTGGACTCTTTCACCCAGGCTTTGTTCAAACTAAGATGACATCAAATCAAGGTGATCTAACTCCCACGGAGTCGAGTCAAAGATTATTCGATTCAATGTCTAAAATGAATAAAGAAAATAATATGAAGTATTGGGATATCGATGGAAGCTTAATTCATTGGTAG